In Babylonia areolata isolate BAREFJ2019XMU chromosome 10, ASM4173473v1, whole genome shotgun sequence, the following proteins share a genomic window:
- the LOC143286976 gene encoding uncharacterized protein LOC143286976 encodes MFATMADLPKVSSLFTMKFHGFSETFKAVMFKPKGRRKDKEKSKDKDKEKDKDSARAPVPAHAPPTPPSPRDGQGASNKQFLEEWCLRQRVLDADFDSLVQLPPDVDLNEWLAFHTISFFHHVNLMYGVVAEFCTSESCPTLLGPDSVQRLCHDDKGKKGKQSAPQYIDHVMSHVQQSVNDESLFPTKYGQQFPPDFPEAVRRVHRSLLHVLAHLYHCHHPLLLSLGLQGHLNTLLTHFMALGTRFRLLPHRDAQVLVELHHALLNASAGAEQQQQEEEEEGEESAAMAAAAASCSRFLQGDEKGGGGGGRGGEWGVGVGVNVGRGRGGDHPGSTAPEEEGEKGPDTIRQESKDHQHLRQDPKDHQPLRGDPKHLPRQDDGPPDLPGTDRNHALLSLHHHHHHHQHHRFASQGSGDAHVNRAPASTSPSTPSSFSSPRSKVPSKG; translated from the exons GAAAGGGCGACgcaaggacaaggagaagagcaaggacaaggacaaggagaaggacaaggactCTGCCCGTGCCCCAGTCCCTGCCCacgcccctcccactcccccgtcGCCCAGGGACGGCCAGGGAGCCAGTAACAAGCAGTTCCTGGAAGAGTGGTGTCTCAGGCAGCGAGTGCTGGACGCGGACTTTGACTCTCTGGTCCAGCTCCCGCCTGACGTGGACCTCAACGAGTGGCTGGCCTTCCACA CGATATCGTTCTTCCACCACGTGAATCTGATGTACGGAGTTGTGGCGGAGTTCTGTACCTCGGAATCCTGTCCGACTCTGCTGGGACCTGACAGTGT ACAGCGCCTGTGTCACGATGAcaaaggaaagaaggggaagcAATCCGCTCCTCAGTACATCGACCACGTCATGAGTCACGTGCAACAGTCCGTCAATGACGAGTCCTTGTTCCCTACCAAATATG GTCAGCAGTTCCCGCCGGACTTCCCCGAGGCAGTGCGCAGGGTCCACCGGTCCTTGCTGCACGTGCTGGCCCACCtgtaccactgccaccacccacTGCTGCTGTCTCTGGGGCTGCAGGGCCACCTCAACACCCTCCTCACGCACTTCATGGCCCTAGGGACCCGCTTCCGCCTCCTGCCCCACAGGGATGCTCAGGTGCTCGTGGAGCTCCACCACGCTCTCCTCAACGCCTCCGCTGGCGctgagcagcaacaacaggaggaggaggaggagggagaagagtcCGCGGccatggctgctgctgctgcttcttgttcTCGTTTCCTGCAGGGtgatgaaaaaggaggaggaggaggaggaagaggaggagaatggggtgtgggtgtgggtgtgaatgtgggtaggggtaggggtggtgatcATCCTGGATCCACTGCgccagaggaagagggggagaaaggccCGGACACAATCCGTCAGGAATCCAAAGACCACCAGCACCTCCGTCAGGATCCCAAAGACCACCAGCCCCTCCGTGGGGATCCAAAACACCTCCCCCGTCAGGACGACGGCCCCCCCGACCTTCCTGGCACGGACAGGAATCacgctcttctctccctccaccaccaccaccaccaccaccagcaccaccgatTTGCAAGTCAAGGCTCTGGGGATGCCCATGTAAACCGTGCCCCTGCCTCCACAtccccttccaccccttcctctttttcctcgCCACGGTCAAAGGTGCCCTCGAAGGGGTAG